A genome region from Cervus elaphus chromosome 18, mCerEla1.1, whole genome shotgun sequence includes the following:
- the AHR gene encoding aryl hydrocarbon receptor, producing MNSSSANITYASRKRRKPVQKTVKPVPAEGVKSNPSKRHRDRLNTELDRLASLLPFPQDVINKLDKLSVLRLSVSYLRAKSFFDVALKSSPADRNGVQDNCRTKFREGLNLQEGEFLLQALNGFVLVVTTDALVFYASSTIQDYLGFQQSDVIHQSVYELIHTEDRAEFQRQLHWALNPQQCPDSAQRIDEANGLSQPAMYYNPDQIPPENSSFMERCFVCRLRCLLDNSSGFLAMNFQGRLKYLHGQNKKGKDGSMLPPQLALFAIATPLQPPSILEIRTKNFIFRTKHKLDFTPTGCDAKGKLVLGYTEAELCMRGSGYQFIHAADMLYCAEYHIRMIKTGESGMIVFRLLTKDNRWTWVQSNARLVYKNGRPDYIIATQRPLTDEEGTEHLNKRNMKLPFMFTTGDAVLYEISSPFPSIMDPLPIKTKNGAGGKESTATSTLSKESFNPNSLLNAIMQQDEAIYLCPASTSTPIERNFFSDSLNECSNWQNNVVPMGSDSILKHEQISQSQDMNPTLSGDHAGLFADNRNSDLYSIMKHLGIDFEDIQHMQQNEEFFRTDFSSEDDFRDIDLTDEILTYVEDSLNKPTFGCSGYPQQPSLALNPSCLVREQLPSDQQQLQPHQVHAAMEPQQQLCQKMKHMQVNSMFANWNSNQSVPLNCPQQDLQQYSVFADLPGTSQEFPYKPELDPMPYPQNLIPCGQPQGTQLDFPMGNFEPAPYPTTASNLEDFVSCLQVPENQQHGLNPQAAMVAPQTCYAGAVSMYQCPPGPQHSQLAQAPYNPAAPGSQAYVSKFQNGAILNETYPAELNSMSNTQPATHLHPSEARPYPDLTSSGFL from the exons TTGCATTAAAGTCCTCCCCAGCTGACAGAAATGGAGTCCAGGACAACTGTAGAACCAAATTCAGAGAAGGCCTGAACTTGCAGGAAGGAGAATTCTTACTACAG GCACTAAATGGCTTTGTACTGGTTGTCACTACAGATGCTTTGGTTTTCTATGCTTCATCTACCATACAAGATTACCTGGGGTTTCAGCag tCTGATGTCATCCATCAGAGTGTGTATGAACTGATCCATACCGAAGACCGAGCTGAATTTCAGCGCCAGCTGCACTGGGCATTAAACCCTCAACAGTGTCCAGACTCTGCACAAAGAATTGATG AAGCTAATGGACTCTCCCAGCCAGCCATGTATTATAACCCAGACCAGATTCCTCCAGAGAACTCTTCGTTTATGGAGAGGTGCTTCGTCTGCCGACTCAGGTGTCTGCTAGATAATTCATCTGGTTTTCTG GCAATGAATTTCCAAGGGAGGTTGAAATATCTTCATGGACAGaacaagaaagggaaagatggatCAATGCTTCCACCTCAGTTGGCTTTGTTTGCAATAGCTACGCCACTGCAGCCACCATCCATACTTGAAATTCGAACCAAAAATTTCATCTTTAGAACCAAACACAAACTCGACTTCACACCTACTGGTTGTGATGCCAA AGGAAAACTTGTTTTAGGCTATACCGAAGCAGAGCTGTGCATGAGAGGCTCAGGATATCAGTTTATCCATGCTGCTGATATGCTCTATTGTGCTGAGTACCATATCCGGA tgatTAAGACTGGAGAGAGTGGCATGATAGTGTTCAGGCTTCTTACAAAAGACAATCGATGGACTTGGGTGCAGTCAAATGCACGCttagtttataaaaatggaaGACCAGATTATATCATTGCAACTCAGAGACCTCTAAC AGATGAAGAAGGAACAGAGCACTTAAACAAACGCAATATGAAGTTGCCATTTATGTTTACCACTGGAGACGCCGTTCTATATGAGATAAGCAGCCCTTTTCCTTCCATAATGGATCCCTTaccaataaagactaaaaatggtgCTGGTGGAAAAGAGTCAACTGCCACATCAACTCTAAGTAAGGAGTCCTTCAACCCCAATTCCCTCCTGAATGCCATAATGCAACAAGACGAGGCTATTTATCTCTGTCCTGCTTCAACTAGTACACCTATCGAAAGGAATTTTTTCAGTGACTCTCTGAATGAGTGCAGTAACTGGCAAAACAATGTTGTACCTATGGGGAGTGACAGTATCCTGAAACATGAGCAGATCAGCCAGTCTCAGGACATGAACCCAACTCTCTCTGGAGATCATGCCGGGCTCTTTGCAGATAACAGAAACAGTGACTTGTACAGCATTATGAAACATCTAGGCATTGATTTTGAAGACATCCAGCACATGCAACAGAATGAGGAATTTTTCAGaactgacttttccagtgaaGATGACTTCAGAGATATTGACTTAACAGATGAAATTCTGACCTACGTTGAAGACTCTTTAAATAAGCCCACCTTCGGGTGTTCAGGGTACCCTCAGCAGCCGTCCCTGGCTTTGAACCCCAGCTGTCTGGTCCGGGAACAGCTCCCATCAgaccagcagcagctgcagccccaTCAGGTGCACGCGGCCATGGAGCCGCAGCAACAACTGTGTCAGAAAATGAAGCACATGCAGGTGAACAGCATGTTTGCAAACTGGAACTCTAACCAGTCCGTGCCTTTGAACTGTCCTCAGCAGGACCTCCAGCAGTACAGTGTCTTTGCAGACTTACCTGGGACCAGTCAAGAGTTTCCCTACAAACCTGAGCTTGATCCTATGCCTTACCCCCAGAACTTGATTCCCTGTGGTCAGCCTCAGGGTACACAGTTAGACTTTCCCATGggcaattttgaaccagccccaTACCCTACTACTGCTTCTAATTTAGAAGATTTTGTCTCATGTTTACAAGTTCCTGAAAACCAACAGCATGGACTGAACCCACAGGCGGCCATGGTAGCTCCTCAGACGTGTTACGCCGGGGCTGTTTCCATGTACCAGTGCCCGCCCGGCCCCCAGCACAGCCAGCTGGCGCAGGCGCCGTACAACCCAGCCGCGCCGGGCTCACAGGCATATGTAAGCAAG TTTCAGAACGGAGCAATTTTAAATGAGACGTATCCAGCTGAATTAAATAGCATGAGTAACACTCAGCCTGCCACCCATCTTCACCCATCAGAAGCCAGACCTTACCCTGATTTGACATCCAGTGGATTCCTGTAA